The following is a genomic window from Clostridium fungisolvens.
TTTAATCCTAAGAAATTGAATCCTCCTAGAATTCCTCCAATATCATTTCCAAAACATAATGTATAACCGATTAAGATCCATTGTATTGATACTATTGCTACCGCTGCATAACTATGCATTGTAGTACTTAGTACATTCTTTCTTCTTACCATTCCTCCATAAAATAAAGCTAGTCCTGGAGTCATTAGCATAACTAATGCTGTTGCAAAGATCACAAAGGTTGTATCTGCTCCGTTTACCCCGTTCATAAAAATTTCCCCCTTTTTAATATTATTTTTCAGTAGTTAAAATTATTAAACTACAAATTTAAAATTTAAATTATTTCATGTTCTTATTTTATTAATCTTAAAGGGGGCTATCAACAAAATGCTAATTTTTCAACAAAAAACTGCACTTTTTTATGAAAATAAGATTTTACTAACGTTTTCATTAGTATCTAGGGATTAATTTAATATTTTTTAATATTTTATGACGATGATCATTGAAATTTTATATTAAACCTGATATAATATTTTCCCTTATATATAACAATATAACAATATAATTATTTCATAAAAAGTAAAGTAAAAAAATCACTAATACATTTTCTTATTAGTGATTTTTGGTAAATCTGCATTTCTGAATGAAATTTAAAAATTCCGTTATTAAAATTAGTTTCATTTTACCATTGGCTATATGGATGTACCACTTCATAATAAAATACCATTAATGGTTAAATAGATTATTTGTTTTTTTAAATCGTGGAAATGGAATATTTATGGTTATCTAATTACTAATTCAGTAGATTTTATATTTTTATTAGTATACCTATGCCTTCTCTCCGTTCCTTTTCCGTATTGTATTGCTTTAACAGGACACCAATTTATACAAGCTAAGCATTGTGTACACTTATCTCCCCATTTAGGTTTTCCATTAACTTTTATAGTATTTGAAACACAAATCTTCTCACATAACCCACAAGAAATACATTTATTGTTTGCATAAAACTTTTTGGTGTTATTTAGCGCAAATTTGTTAAAAAGAGGACTAACTATCTTTGTTAAAGGCTTATCGTAAAAAGTGTTTACACTTTCAAATACATTTGATTTTCTATTCTTTATATTTTCAACTATATATTCTATATAATCTTTTGCTTTACTAAGCTTTTCTTCAATAAGCTTCTCATTATCAATATCCGAAGACACAATATAGTTATTTGGCATACGAACCACAAACCCGCTATTTAAGGTCATATTTTTTTCATTTATTAAATTTCCAAAGGCTTTTAATAAATGCCCACTATTCTCTCCAC
Proteins encoded in this region:
- a CDS encoding EFR1 family ferrodoxin (N-terminal region resembles flavodoxins. C-terminal ferrodoxin region binds two 4Fe-4S clusters.), which gives rise to MIFYFSGTGNSLYVAKSIAKNIGDDYTSIASVINDSSEEYVYCLKENEAIGFVFPTYAWAAPKVVEAFLDKLKLKNYKDNYIYSVATCGENSGHLLKAFGNLINEKNMTLNSGFVVRMPNNYIVSSDIDNEKLIEEKLSKAKDYIEYIVENIKNRKSNVFESVNTFYDKPLTKIVSPLFNKFALNNTKKFYANNKCISCGLCEKICVSNTIKVNGKPKWGDKCTQCLACINWCPVKAIQYGKGTERRHRYTNKNIKSTELVIR